A window of Haloarcula sp. DT43 genomic DNA:
TTAAGCCCTTCCGACAGATCGTGAAAGTCCTTCAACAATACGCAGGCAGACCTACCGGCTGGCTCATTAGCAAACGCGCGAATCAAACAGACCACGGTGCTGAACTCATCCTCTGTATCGGTCACACCGTTACTGAGAAAAACTGACTTGGTGAGAAAGACTCTGCTGCCTGCTGAGCGCACATTTAGCATGTCCCATCACAATATTGATAATTAAACGAGGCAGAGAGGACCGGCGCTGTCGACGTAGACTCCGGTAGCATCAATGAAACATGTAGTCTCCTTGTCTCTGCATCGCGTAACCGCCTAGTAAATACTCTATAACAAAATGGTATCGGCTCCTGACAGTGGATATGAGTTGCGCTAATTGCGACACCGATACCAAGGCGTACACGCTTCGGGTACACCCTGAGGAGTCCGACTCAGATATCGATATCTCGTTCTGCTCAACCGACTGTCTCGCAACCTGGGTGTGAGCCGCTATCTGTTCCTGAACCCTGTTTGCCCTAGTGGGTGTCAAGATATTCCACTGATAATCTGACCGAGACAGTCTCTATATCGGTCAGACCGTTATTGACGGACTCTGAGAAGGTCGCGAAGGGCTGCTGCATGCACAGCGCTTGTGCAGAATACCAGAGTTCAGAAATATGAGGGGCCTCCCTCCTTCAGCACCTACGATTTCTTTCCCGAGTGGACTCAATCTTCGCTTTCGAGTATGTGTTTCAAATTTTCGCCCTCCTCGCGCATGTGCGTTCGGACGGCATCGAATTCGCTCTTGTTGAGCCGAGCACCGATCGGTCCGGTTCGTACTTTGATTCGCTGGGTGAGTTCGCAACCCTCCGCACGAGCGTCGATCGTGAAGCTGATATGAGGTATGAGCAGCCCGATTAGCAGTGATGTCGGTTTAAATTCCAGATAGTGATCCGGAGTCACCTCGACGAACTTCACCGTCTTTTTTTGCGATTTTCCTGCAATGCGTTCCTCGAAATAGGCCTCGGCGCCTTGTTCTAGGCCACCTCCCTCCGTCCAGCGGAATGTGATGTGATCAGGGTGCCATCGCTCGTAGTTCTCCTCCATCTCCTCGAAAAATTGGTAGACGCTTTCTGATGGCACCGCAATCGATGTGGTCTCTTTCAGTATCATTCTATACTGAAAGGGCGGAATCAGCTAAATAGTTGCATGGAGAAACCCTATAGAAATCCGTGCTTTGGACAATGGGTGTCTCTGAACACGATCCGGTACAGCAAATTACTATGTTTTCGCTCGAGGTCAATCGGCACGTCTCTGCTACAGATACCCTCTGTATCTCGTACGTTACTGACGGACTCTGAGAAGGTCGCGAGGGGCTGCTGCATACAGGGTGCGAGTCTTGTACGACGGGCTAGTTTGATCGAGGTGGTCGAGATCGGTTTATGTAGCTCAGGTATGTAGTAGTCTATCGGCATTCCGGTCGGTGGATGGTGGGTTATCCGACTCTTTGTCATTCGATGCGGTGACGTTGTCCGCGGAGAATCAGTATTGCACCAGTAATTCCCAGCAGCCACTGGAGTACGACGACTGTCTGGCTCCGCTCTATCCCCCGATGTTCCTTAACCACGGTTGGAGAGACGACGTAGTAGCTGTCGTCGGCCTGAACGAGTTCGTGAGCACCTGAAAGTTCGTCGGGTGTTTCGTAGGAGCCTGTTTCGATAGCGGTTCGGACGCCTTTGTTAGTTCTTTCCAGAGGGGTAGCGATATATCTGAGTGCTTCCTCTTGTGAGACGGCCTCAAGTCCATACCAGACAGTCCCATTTGGACGCTCCTCGCTAACGGGCCGGAAGAACCCTTCATCCCAGATATGGACATAACTGTATTCGTTGTTAATGAGATGTTTCGTGGGTCCATCGTACGTGATACCCCCGTTGGTGTGGATAGCTCGCTCTAGAACACAGGATCGACTCGGTTCATCACCAAAACACGCCACATCGGAATCGAGGGGAACGGGATGGGTTGAGAACGTGTAGGTGCCGTTCGCGGCGAACGAGACTTCACTAGCCTCGTATCGATACCTGTCTGGGTCACCGATGTCAAACGCGCCCACGACTAGCGGGTTCAGAAGCAAGATGAAGCCGACGATAATGGCGGCCTCACCGCGGTATCGCATGACAGAGGACCAATCCATAAGAAATCCTGTTGATCACTTAACTGAAAAATCTACGGATGAAGCCGATCTACCCAGTATTCAGAAGAGAGTCGGGTAAGGGATCGCAGAACTAAAATACAACCTGAATTCAGTCATCCGAAACTATAGAGGACATTACATAACTCAGCGAAACACGTTGACGACGAAGCAGTCAAGAAGGCCGTGTAGCGGTGCTCCAGCAAGGTTCAATGTCCGTACGAACCCGTAGGTTCGGACGGACTGCTCCAATCCGGGCTTGGAGAGGCCGCGGAACTTCTGGAGCCACGGGTTCACCAGCGACCAGAGGCATTCGACTTGGTTGATGTAAACGCCGTCACCAGTAACGAATTCTTCGGAGTGAACGACGGTCTGCTCGTTGTCGTAGACGAATGGCGCGTACCCGCGCCATCCGTCGTGCCAAACCTCGTTAAGTTTCCCCGAGGGAATCTCGACTTCGTCGAGTGCTGGCTTGAGTTCCTCCGGTTGAGCACCAGGTTCAGCTCGGAGCACGCGAAGCGTGTCACGACACGCGCCGATGATCGTCATCGTGTCACCGGGTGCTCCTTCCCACCGTGATCGTCCGCCTTCCCCAGAGCCGCCGCGGGAGAGACCGTCCCGCGGCGGCGTCTGTCCCTTGTAACCAGAGCACTTGTGGCCGGTTTCGTCAATCTGGGTTGGGCCGTCGATGGTGTGTTGGATGCGTTTCCAGACGAGATAGAAGCCGCGCTCGAAGGCGGCTTCTACCTCTCGAATCGTGGTGTGGACGGTATCGTAGACGGCATCGAACAGCTGTGTGACTTGGTGGATGCTGAGGAGCGTGTCAGCGTAGAGGACGAACGCAATGACGATCTCGCCGGGAGTGAGCGTGCGGCCTTGGAAGGGAGTGTTGCGCGTGTACGTGAACACGTACCGGCAGTTGGTACACCAGACGCGGGGACTGCCGTCCCCGGTTTGGATGGTGGTTTCGCCATACTCTGGGCAGGGGCCTTTTCCCAGGCCTGCTTACAGCGCCGCTCGATCTCCGCATCGAGCGGCTCTGGGCGCAACACTATTGACGTAAGCTCCACAAGTTCTTGTAGCATCCCGCCGAAGGCTGTATGATTGTGCATAGCAACTAGCGTACGGCGGGATGCTGTAATTCTCGGGGCCTTGTTTCACTCAGTTCGGTAAGAGCCTTCAGAGTTCATTGTTTTCGTAATTGGGAGAGAGTCAGACAACGGTCTCATACCCGGTCTTCGCATCTTCGAGTTGGTCAGTAGAAACGAGCTATCCATTAAAAAGGTTAGACATATATCATGTGAAATTTTAGATGCTGTCAAGTGTTTTGTCACACTGATGAGTTTCGACCAGTACAACTGTCCAAACTGCGGCGCGGGATTGAGCTATCAGACGACGAAGCACAACGGTTGTTCGAACTGCGGTTTCGTTCCTCCACACAGCGCTGAGTGACGAATTTGATCGAGATTGCAGGCGCAATATCCAGACGTCTTGAGCAGATAGTTCTTCCACAAAAGTCCTGAAACAAACTACCCTATGTGTAGTTTCGGCACATAATCAGTCCGTATTCTGCTTCGGTTAGATCAGGTAGATACGTTGCCCGCAGAACCTTGCCACAACCGACTTTGTGTCACTGCTCGCCGGTCGTGGATGATGTCGTCCCCTTCACTGCAACTGTTCGGGGCGTTGGACAGTCACACTCCGTTCTGATGAGTGCTCTATATCCAGGGTCGGTCTGTAGGAGTGCTTCCAAATCATCCGTATATACGCCCCGCTCGGTCTCAACAGTCAACACAACCTGTTCGCCACACCGCCGACATGCCCGTCCGAGAGGGATCGCTTCTCCCATATCGTTTCTTTTGCCGGGTAGAACCTAGAATGTATCGCCACCGGAGTGAAACTGAAACTGACGGACTTTCCCTGGTCACTGACTGGAGTACCGGCAGTCATACTGGCTGATATCGGGTAATCTGGACTTGAGTTTTCGACGACGCAAACGGTTATGTCCAAAGCGGCTTGATGTCTCTTCACACACAGTATCGCTGAGTTCCCTGGTATACAGTTATGCCTGACAACACAGAGACCATTGGTCAGTGCCCGAACTGTGGTGACTCCATCACAGCCGCATGGACGCTGGTCGAATACGAGAAGGGCGACGGGTCAGCAGGCGTCTGGGCGGAGTGTCCAACATGTGCGGATGTCGTCGCCCCGGAGTAGGGGGTCACCACAGTACTGTAGCACTGCCGTTGATGGAAGTCAAACAATTCAAGACCCGGTACGGTGAAAACCATAGGGCAGAGCGGTTGAATCAGAGGACTACAGCTTGGCGATATAGGATGAAGACCAATCTTGACTTCTGAGAGACTCTCCTTCCCGAGTCGCGTGGAATTGTATTTTTGTGTTCCAGGCAGAGTGAGGAGAGTCAGTAGCAGTTGCTCCAGCGTGCATGCTTGATACTGCGCTTGCTGGGATCGGCTCTTCTCGAGGAGAACCATGACACGAGACATCGCATCACCGTTGAGTCGTACCGAGAAGAAATTAGAAACCGTGCTCGCTCTTTCCTTTGAGAGAGATACTGACGACCAGCCACGGCGTGTCCGATACCTTGCCTGTCGTGGCGAGGAAACGATGTGGCGGATCGAAGAGCGTCGCTGCGGTGCTGACTGGCAGACCGTCGACACTGAACGCCTCGAAGGACTCCAATTGAACCTCCCCGATCAGGCCACGAACGCAGAGCGACAGACGAACGTAGGCGTATGACCCAGCCCGCACCGACAGCTGATCTGGACGGCCTCGTCGACACGACTACACAGGTGCGTTCGACTGAGCAACCCTATGGCAACCGTGCCCAGGTCCTGTCACAAGCCGACAGCCAATCCGCGTTGCTGGATGTTCCTGTCGCAATCTGTTGTCCAAATTGTAGTGAGGCAGTCACGCTGTATGAACGAGGCCTCCCAGGTGACGTCCCGTACTTCGATACTGCATGCACACAGTGTGACATCGACTTACGGACGTGGTGCGCTGTTGGCGTTGACGCGGCCTATCTCCAGATTGTAATCGTACCAGCGGCTTTGCGTAGCGAGGTGACTACTGGATGAGTAAGAGTGCGTTCCAAAAGAGATGGCGTGGAGCGCCAGTGTTGTGTGCACACAATAGTAGCCGGCTTGCTGATAAAAAGGTGTGTACTCACACCAGTTTCTATACCATGCACGCTCGTACTGAGTTACGTTCACAAAACTAGAGAGTATGAGTAGCCACCTCCATTCAAAGTCGCCCGTTGACGTAGAAAATATCCATATTTGTGCAGAAGAGGAGTTGATAAACCGCGCTCGCCGTGCTCAGCAGCCGACAGATATTGTTCTTGCCCCTGAACAGTTTCATCGGCGAAACCTGAAACGAGCGATTGCCGATAGAAATCAGCCGCGAAGTTCACTTGCATTGCTCACGCCAGCAGCCGTGGCGACCGAGCTTCTTTCATCACCGGAGGAATCAGATCCAGCGGTTCTTGATCGAATGGATCGCCTCCAGATGCTCAAAGACCTGTTGGAGTCTCCGTCTGGAGATGTGTCTCGATTATCTCGTGTCTTTGGAACGTCGCTTACAACCCAGTTGGATCGGATCGAAGCGGCGCGAGAAGAACTGTCGCTACTCACAGGGCATCATTCAACACGCCGTTCCGCACTTGAGACGGTCTGTGCTGAGCTTGACGGTGTTGCTCGTCTAGATGCACTTGACCTTCTGACGGGCATCAGCAGTCTCGAGGAGCAACTTCGCGACCGCGTCGAGGAATACATCTCCACAGAGGCGGTGTTAGAGGCGGGCACCGAAGTAGTAACAAACACAGGAGGAGATGCTTGGCAGGAAGAGTACGCTGGGATTGAGCGGGTCAACGTCGTCGGAATTAGTACGTTGGGGGCGCCGCTGCTCGCGTTTCTGACAGCGATCGGTCGCGAGACTTCGAGTACCGTTCATCTCTATCTCCGTGCACGCACTGGCCCTCGGATTGCCAGCCGACTTCAGTCGCGACTGGACGATAGTAGTACTCCGAGTCCGTCAGATTCGATTGAGCGCTTGCAGATCGATGAGTTCCGGACTACGCCAGCAACGGAGATCGTGGCCCCAACACGGGCAGAGGAGGCGAGGGCTGCACTCGCGGTTTGTGAGGGGCTTCTCCGAGAGGGCGTCTCCGTGAGTGATATCGCGATCGTTGCTCGTGATATCGACAAGTACGAACGTGACTTGACCCGTGCGTCGAACACATACGGACGTCATCTCTCGTTTTGGACGCAGCTGGAGCTGAAGCGATCGCTCCCGTACCGAGTCGTAGCTGAGACCTGTTCAGTGCTTGCCGCTGCGTCTGCCGGCACTATCGATGCCGAGACCATGTTCCGGCCACTGGAATGTCAGTGGCTCGTCACGGAGGATGACGCGGAAGGAGATGAGAGCGTTATACCGTTTACACCTGCTGAGCTTAGTGAAATCCGGAAGAGCGTCGGCACGGACTATTCCGGAACGCTGGATCAGTGGCGTGATACTGTTGCCATGACGACGTCGGTTAGTCCGAACGTCCAGCGTCGCTTCGAGAGCTATCTTGAGTGGTGCCAGCGCCATCGATCTGCGCCGGAACCAGATGATATTCTTGCTACGCTTGGCCCAGTTCTGGATGGGTTTGAGACTGTTGTTCTTCCGCACATCGAGGAAAACGATACAGTGGCATATACTGAGACATCACGTGCTGCCCGGGCCATACAGCGCGTCGCCGGGGATACTGATTCTGATCACTTGCTACGCGAGGCTCGTGCAAAATACGCCGACTGGCGTGACCGACACCAGATCGAGTCGTCATGGTCGTCAGTTCTTGAGGTGATCGAGACGATCGCAACAGCTCGCCCAGGCCGCCGGGAACACGAGAACGCTGAGCGACTCGATGTACTCGATGCGACTGACACGTGGTTACGGTCGTATCCATTCGTCATCGCACTCGGGTTCGTCGACGGTGAATGGCCGCAGCAACCCCACGGCGAATTCCCGGTGGAAGTCCAGACGGCCGTCACAGACGGCGAGTCACCCGAGGCACGCACCCTTGGTGTCAGAGGTGCGTGGACTGAAGAACGAGAGTACGACCACGCAGTCGACGCGGTTCGGACGGCGGCGAATCACATGATCGTGACTCGGTTTACCGAAGATGTGAAAGGGGTCAGCTATCAGCGGTCACCACTGCTGGAGAACCTCTCGACAACGACACTCAGTGAAGACGCGTATCGCGAGCTGTTGGGAGAAAATGTCATCTTACCTGACCGGATTCGGAAGTCGATTCCAGAGAACGTCAGCACAGACGGGGAAATGAATGAGTAAGACTGTTCCCCCGATGAAGGGGAAACAGGCTGCTGTCCGTGAGGACTACTTTCAGCACGACGCTGGCTTCTTCGCTCTGGATTGCAATCCAGGGTTTGGGAAATCCACGACGCTCAACCAGATTGCCGCAGAGGCCCTTGTTCGGGCCGATGCTGCCGGCGACCGGTGTCCCGAACAACAACTCTGTGTGATCTCGTTTTCACGTGAGGATGCAGCGAGCATCGAACCAGGCATCAGAGACGCGCTTGATGCGTTTGCTGAGGATACGGATGGAGAGTATCCTGTCCAGATATCTCCCGAGACGGCAGACCGGCTCAAACGTCGCCTTCAGATGACAGACCATATCGGGACGATAGACAGCGTACTCCGTGGGATTTTCGAGGATATTGCGTCTGAACTTGGCTTCGATGGCATGCCGAGCGTCGGGAACGCGTCGCAGCTCTCGGTCCTTCGACAGAACTGCATAGCGTCGGTCCGCCAAGATGATGCCTATTCTGACCAGTGTACACGGCTCGATACTGCGTATCCGACTGCTGGCGATTCAGACGACCGCCTTCATACCCTTCTCGAGGATGCGAGAGCGAAAAAGCGCGATCGGCGGCTCTCGATCGACGACTTCGAGGCCCGGCTTCGAGACACCGTCACCGATGTGTATCCAAGTGGGCCACCAGAGACGCTTGCAGACCTCCTTGGAGATATACGTACATTCTACGACGACGACGTCGCCACCGACTTTGCAGCCCAACAACCGCCTGAAACAGATGGGGGAACGAACGAGGCTGTCAAGGACGACCATGAGTGCTATGAAGAGTGGCTCACCTGTATCGAAGAGTTCTGTACTGTTCTCGAAGGGTACGAACGTGTGTACGATGCTGCGTGTCGTGAACAGGGTGTTGTTTCGCACGCTGACATCGCTTACTGGATCGCCGAATACTTCGACAACCCGCTGGAGGACATAGCCGGCGCCGACGAGAGTGCGTCGGAAGAATACCGAGCCCGCGTGAAAGCGCGATATACTGCCAAGTTCCAGTCGCTGCTCATCGACGAAGCACAAGATATCTCGATTGCACAGCACGATGCGCTAGCGCCGTTTGTTACCGACGAGACACGGGTGCTGATGGCTGGCGATGTCGATCAGTGCATCTACGTCTGGCGGAATGCACGGCCAGAGCAGTTTGTGACGGGCTTCAAGCATGGTGAATACTTCGAGACGGAGTGGACAGAGCATCGGTCCTACTCTGGGTCTCGCACCTACCGGATGCGCCCGGACATCGCAGCAGCTGTGGATACGATCTTCGGAGACGTGTTCACAGACCCAGCCCGTGGAGGCGGTGTCGACGCTGTCTCGGCGAACACCGACTATTCCTCGCTCGAGCCGACGCGAAGTGGGACAGCAGACCCTGCAGTCCATATTGCGGGATACACACAGCCAGAAGGGGCGCCTGGTACTCCAGACTGGTTCAAGACAGAAAAGACGCCAGTGGCGAATTATCTCGCTGGCGGACTTACAGATGGTACATTCGGACATGACACCGTGACAGTCCTGTTTGCCACTCGCTCGAATATGGATGAGCTGGCGGAGCAGCTGACAAATCAGGGGTTCTCTGTCGTCAATGCGAGTACTCACCTCTTCGAGAACCCACTGATCAAACTCATCTGTCGAGTCGTCCGGTGGCTGGTTGAGCCATATGACCCCGAACGCACCCGTCGCCTCGTTGAGTCTGAGTGTCTCCCGCTTTCGTCCGAGAGCACTGCGTTATTCGAGGATGCCGGGTATCAGATCGATGCCGTGGCAGAACGTGGTGATTCTGATCGACAAGCAGCCACTGAAGACGGATTCCTGGCCGGGCTCGTGGCTCTTGCGCGGCGGCGTGCTCGGCACACGAGTGATCCCGGGTCGCTCGTTGCCGAAGAGATCATCGAGATGCTTGGCTTGCGTGCAGACCCATTTGGTCAAGTACCAGATCCTGAGCGACGCCTGGCAGCCTGCGATGCACTTCTCTACTCGATCGAAGACTGGGAAGGCGATGAGAGATATTCACTCAGTGAACTCGCTCAGATCCTGAACAGCTATGTTGCGGAGCCAAAAGACGGCCTCGTCCACCCCGTGCCAAATCAAGACGAGTACGACATCGTGTTTCGGACGATCCACAATATGAAAGGCGACGAAGACAGCGTTGTCTGTCTCGCAGATGCGAGCGGCTCCGTGAATTTTCGGGGCCCGCATACTGACACGTTTCTCGCACTCGGCGATACACTGGCGCTTGCGCCGCCAGAGACAGTCTCTCGAACACCTCTCACACAGTCAGATGACCAAGGGCCTGCGACGACGGACTATGGGTCACTTCGGTGGGCGAGTGACTACTGGAGTGACGGTCGCATTGCTGGCCCTCCATCGCTCAGTAGGATCAGTCAGCGATACTGTGCAGAACGGTGGCGAGTCCTGTACGTGGCTCTCACGAGAGCACGCGATCATCTCGTCCTCTCACTACCCTATGAACGCCGAGATAACGGTGTTGAAACGTCGTGGATAGCAACGCTGGCTGACGCACTCTCGTTTGAAGAGAACTCATCAGCAGGTATATACGAGGCACCAGTGTCCAACGCTGAGAAAGAAGAGGCACTCACTGTCGGTGTGAACGACGTCGCGTTGCCAGAGCGCAAATCGAGCGAGGGCCAACACCCAACGCCCCGGAGTGCTCACGTCCCAGCTAAAACCAAGACCGGATGGACAAGTCGATATGTGAATGGAACATCGGTGTACCAACTCACCGCCAATTCGATTGGTTCAAAGGCGCAATATATCCTAGATGAGAGACGAGAGAGCGTCTCTACTCGAAGTGAGTCAATAGACGCAGACCTTCCAGATGGGATCGAGCGAGAACAGCTTGGAGAAATCACGCATCAGGTTCTCACACGTGCTGTCTCGCAGAACGTGTCTACCGCGAGCCTCCGGTCGTTTGATGGACCGCTCCCAGAGATTCTAGCTCAGAGCGTTACGGCCTCGGATTCTCGGATTACACCCGCAATGCGGACTTCGATTCAGACGTATCTCAGTGATCGTATTTGTCCACAGTTTGCCACCAGCGATACGTGGAGGGAGATCCAGCAAGCCCAGACCCAGTACGTCGAGGAACCGATTCATACCGTGCTTGAGATAGATGGCATCGAGATAGAAACCCAAAATCGAGCAGACATGGTCTCTGTTCAGTCCGATGGACAGTGGGTTGTTGACGAGCTAAAACTCACACACAGTTCAATTGAGCAGCAAACTAGGAAACAGCATCGGCTGCAGGTAGCGTTCTATGCGTGGCTGCTTGAGCAGCAACTCCCAGCAGAGAGTTCAGTGACTGCACGACTCACATATCTGGGCGAGTCGGTTGAATCAGCAGTTGTGTCGTCTCCCATTGTCCCAGTTCCTGAGTGGCTTGCAGGTCTCGTCGATTCTGAGTGATTGATATCTGCAGGTTCCGTTACACCTCAGAGTAGAGACAGAAAGCAACAATCCGAAAGCTGTCGCTGCAGACTACGAAAAACTCTCTGATGCACCTGGAGACATGGTCTGGGCACACCCGAGCGAACGGGTTTTCTCAGAAGTGTGGGGCATGATCAACGAACATGCGCTTGATGGCACCCTTCCTAAACGGGCGGCACACAGGACCCACGTACTTGAAAAGCACCTCAATAAAAACGGCGTTTCTGACCTCAGCGCAAAGACATACGGGAGTCTTGAACAAGACGAATGACTTGGAAACAATCCACCACTGACGAAATTGCACAGTACTACCGGAACGAATTTTGCGGATACTTTGACGAGATACCGTCGTTCATCCGAGACTGTCAGCCCAAAGAAATCGGGATTGCATTCCGAGAAGCGTACCCGGTCCAAGGCGACTCTGTGCCACCGAAGCAATTCGTTCGGAGGCAAGCATTCGGTGACGGCAGAAGCGATTTCTCACAGTGGACCGGCAGTGGCAGTATCAAGCAGTTCATCAAAGCCCCGCCAGCCAACGACCCGAGAGACGGTCGGCACACACTCGTCTCACCGGAACTCGTCGACGTGCCCGCCGTCCCAGAAGCCGTCTACTATAACTTCGTTCGGATGGTGTTCTGGCTCGAAGGCTACCACGATCTATCCGAGTCCCAGCGGGAGGACGCGGTGGTTGATGACATCCACGAACTCTTCGAAAGTAAATGGGACTGGTACGACAAGGATACCACCGATTATCAGGCTCGTTATGAATTTCGACACGGCGAAATCAACGGCATTGCACCGCTGCCGATGCACTGTGACAACCACGACATGCAACGTCATTGCATTGGCAAGTCATTCTGTCCGTACGACATCTACCAGAGTCTGCCCCTCCCCGATGCGATGTTCGACCAGCTTGAAGACACTGAAGAGACGAGTCAGTATCAAGCATAACCCCGGTCAGATAGCGCCTGTTTTTCCCTGCCAATCTCCCATGCTCTCACAGTCATTCGTGCATAGAGCAGCACGCTATCTCGGTGAGGTACTGAGCAAGACTTGTTAGACTTTAGAGTATTTTCTACCGTGAAACTAATTCAACAGTCTGAGCGTGAAAACTGGCGAGTGACATCTCTATGCGCGTGGTATCAGTAGATACGCCGGTATTCGGGGGCCGGAATAAGACCGTACTGCCTGAAATCAAGCGAGTGCCACCTTCACGAAGCAATATTTGAGATATGGCCGTATTTCTGCTGACTTGGAGTGGCTAAAGTGCCGAAATCGGACGTGTGCCACCTTCACACGGGTGTTCCACCACGAAACTCACTCATTCAAGACGCTTTACCTGCTAAAGTTCCGAAATCGGGCGTGTGCCACCCTCACGCGGGTGTTCCACCACGAACAGGGGTTGTTCTTGGTGCAGTAGAACCGAATATACGGCGTTATACAGTTGATTCAGACCCCTCAAACGGTATATCTCATTGTTCAGTGAGTGAAAATAATCGTTCCACCATGGATTACAGACTTAGAATTGATTGGAGAGTGTTTAGCCTATTCTGCATCTCCTGCGGTCAATGTTTTTCTGGGGTATTTGTCCAAAGAGAAGGGGGACAATACGACAATACGGAGGTGAAGCCGTAGGCGACCGGAGAGGGGCTTCAGTAGAGCGCCAAGGGGGCGACCCCCAAGAGGGGAGAAGTACCAGAAAGACTAGACAGGAACGAGCGTGAGGACGGGGAGGCTGGCGACACAGCAACAGGCCGCCGGCAGTGGCGAACCAGGTGGGACCACAGACGACATCGACGGTGGGACAGTGGACCAGGTCGAAGCCAGAGTGGACGGGAGATCGCGACGACAAGGTGGGCGGCCACCATGGCGACACTGGGGACAGACTGACTCGAGGAACAGCGTGGGAAGTCATCTTGCACACGGGGTGGTGGGCCCTGAACG
This region includes:
- a CDS encoding SRPBCC family protein, producing MILKETTSIAVPSESVYQFFEEMEENYERWHPDHITFRWTEGGGLEQGAEAYFEERIAGKSQKKTVKFVEVTPDHYLEFKPTSLLIGLLIPHISFTIDARAEGCELTQRIKVRTGPIGARLNKSEFDAVRTHMREEGENLKHILESED
- a CDS encoding DUF7837 family putative zinc-binding protein, translating into MPDNTETIGQCPNCGDSITAAWTLVEYEKGDGSAGVWAECPTCADVVAPE
- a CDS encoding PD-(D/E)XK nuclease family protein, which translates into the protein MSSHLHSKSPVDVENIHICAEEELINRARRAQQPTDIVLAPEQFHRRNLKRAIADRNQPRSSLALLTPAAVATELLSSPEESDPAVLDRMDRLQMLKDLLESPSGDVSRLSRVFGTSLTTQLDRIEAAREELSLLTGHHSTRRSALETVCAELDGVARLDALDLLTGISSLEEQLRDRVEEYISTEAVLEAGTEVVTNTGGDAWQEEYAGIERVNVVGISTLGAPLLAFLTAIGRETSSTVHLYLRARTGPRIASRLQSRLDDSSTPSPSDSIERLQIDEFRTTPATEIVAPTRAEEARAALAVCEGLLREGVSVSDIAIVARDIDKYERDLTRASNTYGRHLSFWTQLELKRSLPYRVVAETCSVLAAASAGTIDAETMFRPLECQWLVTEDDAEGDESVIPFTPAELSEIRKSVGTDYSGTLDQWRDTVAMTTSVSPNVQRRFESYLEWCQRHRSAPEPDDILATLGPVLDGFETVVLPHIEENDTVAYTETSRAARAIQRVAGDTDSDHLLREARAKYADWRDRHQIESSWSSVLEVIETIATARPGRREHENAERLDVLDATDTWLRSYPFVIALGFVDGEWPQQPHGEFPVEVQTAVTDGESPEARTLGVRGAWTEEREYDHAVDAVRTAANHMIVTRFTEDVKGVSYQRSPLLENLSTTTLSEDAYRELLGENVILPDRIRKSIPENVSTDGEMNE
- a CDS encoding UvrD-helicase domain-containing protein, whose product is MSKTVPPMKGKQAAVREDYFQHDAGFFALDCNPGFGKSTTLNQIAAEALVRADAAGDRCPEQQLCVISFSREDAASIEPGIRDALDAFAEDTDGEYPVQISPETADRLKRRLQMTDHIGTIDSVLRGIFEDIASELGFDGMPSVGNASQLSVLRQNCIASVRQDDAYSDQCTRLDTAYPTAGDSDDRLHTLLEDARAKKRDRRLSIDDFEARLRDTVTDVYPSGPPETLADLLGDIRTFYDDDVATDFAAQQPPETDGGTNEAVKDDHECYEEWLTCIEEFCTVLEGYERVYDAACREQGVVSHADIAYWIAEYFDNPLEDIAGADESASEEYRARVKARYTAKFQSLLIDEAQDISIAQHDALAPFVTDETRVLMAGDVDQCIYVWRNARPEQFVTGFKHGEYFETEWTEHRSYSGSRTYRMRPDIAAAVDTIFGDVFTDPARGGGVDAVSANTDYSSLEPTRSGTADPAVHIAGYTQPEGAPGTPDWFKTEKTPVANYLAGGLTDGTFGHDTVTVLFATRSNMDELAEQLTNQGFSVVNASTHLFENPLIKLICRVVRWLVEPYDPERTRRLVESECLPLSSESTALFEDAGYQIDAVAERGDSDRQAATEDGFLAGLVALARRRARHTSDPGSLVAEEIIEMLGLRADPFGQVPDPERRLAACDALLYSIEDWEGDERYSLSELAQILNSYVAEPKDGLVHPVPNQDEYDIVFRTIHNMKGDEDSVVCLADASGSVNFRGPHTDTFLALGDTLALAPPETVSRTPLTQSDDQGPATTDYGSLRWASDYWSDGRIAGPPSLSRISQRYCAERWRVLYVALTRARDHLVLSLPYERRDNGVETSWIATLADALSFEENSSAGIYEAPVSNAEKEEALTVGVNDVALPERKSSEGQHPTPRSAHVPAKTKTGWTSRYVNGTSVYQLTANSIGSKAQYILDERRESVSTRSESIDADLPDGIEREQLGEITHQVLTRAVSQNVSTASLRSFDGPLPEILAQSVTASDSRITPAMRTSIQTYLSDRICPQFATSDTWREIQQAQTQYVEEPIHTVLEIDGIEIETQNRADMVSVQSDGQWVVDELKLTHSSIEQQTRKQHRLQVAFYAWLLEQQLPAESSVTARLTYLGESVESAVVSSPIVPVPEWLAGLVDSE
- a CDS encoding primase-associated protein; this encodes MTWKQSTTDEIAQYYRNEFCGYFDEIPSFIRDCQPKEIGIAFREAYPVQGDSVPPKQFVRRQAFGDGRSDFSQWTGSGSIKQFIKAPPANDPRDGRHTLVSPELVDVPAVPEAVYYNFVRMVFWLEGYHDLSESQREDAVVDDIHELFESKWDWYDKDTTDYQARYEFRHGEINGIAPLPMHCDNHDMQRHCIGKSFCPYDIYQSLPLPDAMFDQLEDTEETSQYQA